Proteins encoded by one window of Cloeon dipterum chromosome 4, ieCloDipt1.1, whole genome shotgun sequence:
- the LOC135943445 gene encoding 26S proteasome non-ATPase regulatory subunit 5-like — MTVKDNEWFREKVENISTCDVFLVSTELKKLDRESRKNLYSHVDFSQFVNGLPAQLALGAGNEYFEAFADLIIMLLEYKNPSEAFADLNVVCGNMLDHKHEKVREVGVSLLILTLDCGESHCLLSSPDYLSKVVKLASNTDLNAATPALTAISRLICKSPENCRLFLLGPVGAALKADWESASEVHRVRVYNLATEAACLSEEFLKIVVDSKILFFMQERLQNNNATSDPLSLMNIIECFAKLSKVEWGFNYLARSGTFVRLEDSLVSDNLGPMQSIIMPELYELFGNLSQTVPEKILSECPRFVPHILKSVPTASVSPHITRAEIAMIGQVATQVPGKIYLSQQFAELEEFYAYLKYRANSGVQEDKMCVLDTAAALLYLKPDEQSDALCRLMNQWFEAIFTSVRRVHEKCAEPFPETVLPALQLLLVVSQQAWGRREMMATPGLFEWLLDREAACGVHKSTGSGGNPVVLRAKYDIVKVLNNSADLELSLEQKDALAEFVKQGPFFKRGMYEVATEAPGN, encoded by the exons ATGACTGTGAAAGATAATGAATGGTTCAGGGAGAAGGTGGAAAACATCAGCACATGCGACGTTTTCTTGGTTTCAACAGAGCTTAAGAAATTAGACAGAGAGAGCCGGAAAAATTTGTACTCTCATGTCGACTTCTCGCAATTTGTGAATGGACTTCCTGCACAATTGGCTCTCGGAGCTGG gaatgaatattttgaagcatttGCAGATTTGATTATAATGCTGTTAGAATACAAAAATCCATCCGAAGCCTTTGCAGACCTAAATGTTGTTTGTGGGAATATGTTGGATCACAAGCACGAAAAAGTCAGAGAAGTTGGTGTGTCGCTG CTTATTTTAACTCTTGATTGTGGAGAGTCCCATTGTCTGCTATCATCCCCAGACTACCTTTCCAAGGTGGTGAAGCTTGCATCAAATACTGACCTAAACGCTGCCACTCCTGCCCTGACTGCAATCTCAAGACTTATCTGTAAAAGTCCTGAGAACTGCCGGCTTTTCCTGCTTGGTCCAGTCGGTGCAGCTTTGAAGGCTGATTGGGAATCAGCCTCTGAGGTGCACCGTGTCAGGGTTTACAAT TTAGCGACAGAAGCGGCTTGCTTGTCAGAAGAATTCTTGAAGATTGTGGTTGATAGTAAGATTCTCTTCTTCATGCAG GAGCGTTTGCAAAACAATAATGCCACTTCTGATCCTCTGAGTTTGATGAACATCATTGAGTGCTTCGCCAAACTGAGCAAAGTCGAATGGGGCTTCAATTATTTGGCGAGAAGCGGCACATTTGTCAGACTTGAGGACAGCCTCGTTTCTGATAATCTCGGGCCAATGCAGAGTATCATCATGCCTG agCTCTACGAACTTTTCGGCAACCTGAGCCAGACTGTCCCTGAAAAGATCCTCAGCGAGTGCCCTCGATTCGTGCCTCACATCCTCAAGTCCGTGCCCACTGCGTCCGTCAGTCCACACATCACCAGAGCAGAAATTGCCATGATTGGGCAGGTAGCCACACAGGTGCCAGGAAAAATCTACCTTTCACAGCAGTTTGCTGAACTGGAGGAATTCTATGCGTATCTGAAATATCGCGCCAACAGCGGCGTCCAGGAGGATAAAATGTGCGTGCTGGACACTGCGGCCGCACTTCTCTACCTCAAG CCTGATGAGCAGTCTGACGCCTTGTGTCGCCTGATGAACCAGTGGTTTGAAGCCATCTTCACTTCTGTCCGCCGTGTACACGAAAAGTGCGCAGAGCCATTCCCCGAAACGGTGCTGCCAgcgctgcagctgctgctggtcGTCAGCCAGCAAGCGTGGGGCCGCAGGGAAATGATGGCGACGCCTGGACTCTTCGAGTGGCTGCTCGACAGGGAGGCCGCGTGTGGAGTTCACAAGAGCACCGGCTCAGGAGGCAATCCGGTGGTGTTGAGGGCAAAGTACGACATTGTCAAGGTGCTGAACAACAGCGCCGATTTGGAGCTGAGTCTGGAGCAGAAGGACGCGTTAGCAGAGTTTGTGAAACAGGGTCCCTTTTTCAAACGCGGAATGTATGAAGTTGCCACTGAGGCGCCAGGGAACTAA